A single window of Rhodococcus jostii RHA1 DNA harbors:
- a CDS encoding D-isomer specific 2-hydroxyacid dehydrogenase family protein — MMPNTATPRIHLGPHPDAALMRGIERGGGVLAPLDDAEAVVWAHGPDTFPAQLPDSVRWVQLPSAGVEPWISAGIVDTERTWTSAAGAYAGNVAEHGVLLLLAGVRALTEQVRATSWRKAEFDPQVGTLRGATVAIVGCGGIGRAMIPLLDAFGARVLAVTRSGIPVPGAVETLPSDRTSEIWSRADHFVIAAPATAATAHIVDKDALAQMKSTAWIVNVARGSLIDTAGLVDALKAGSIGGAALDVTDPEPLPDGHPLWTLPNAIITPHVANPATGLTRLLADHVASNVERFAAGAPLMAPIDRSRGY; from the coding sequence ATGATGCCGAACACCGCAACGCCTCGTATCCACCTCGGACCGCACCCGGACGCCGCGCTGATGCGCGGGATCGAGCGGGGCGGAGGCGTACTCGCCCCGCTCGACGACGCCGAAGCCGTGGTGTGGGCGCACGGCCCTGACACGTTCCCGGCGCAGTTGCCGGACTCGGTGCGCTGGGTGCAACTCCCCTCAGCGGGTGTGGAGCCGTGGATCTCCGCGGGGATCGTCGACACCGAGCGGACCTGGACGTCCGCGGCCGGCGCCTACGCCGGCAACGTCGCGGAACACGGAGTCCTGCTGCTCCTGGCCGGCGTCCGTGCTCTCACCGAGCAGGTGCGCGCGACCTCGTGGCGCAAGGCAGAATTCGACCCGCAGGTGGGCACACTGCGCGGGGCGACGGTCGCCATCGTCGGGTGCGGTGGCATCGGTCGCGCGATGATCCCACTGCTCGACGCGTTCGGGGCGCGGGTGCTCGCCGTGACCCGTTCGGGAATCCCGGTCCCGGGTGCAGTCGAGACGCTGCCGTCCGATCGGACGTCGGAAATCTGGTCCAGAGCGGACCATTTCGTCATCGCCGCGCCGGCGACGGCGGCGACCGCGCACATCGTCGACAAGGACGCGCTGGCGCAGATGAAATCGACGGCGTGGATCGTCAACGTGGCGCGCGGCTCCCTCATCGACACCGCGGGACTCGTCGACGCGCTGAAGGCCGGATCGATCGGCGGGGCCGCCCTCGACGTCACCGATCCCGAACCACTTCCCGACGGACATCCGCTCTGGACCCTGCCGAATGCCATCATCACGCCGCACGTCGCGAATCCGGCGACCGGTCTGACGCGGTTGCTTGCCGATCACGTCGCGTCCAACGTCGAACGCTTCGCTGCCGGAGCGCCTTTGATGGCGCCGATCGACCGGAGCCGGGGTTACTGA
- a CDS encoding SDR family oxidoreductase yields MSSHGNFDVAGKIALVTGSSRGIGFALANGLAEAGAEVVLNGRDADALARSRDEIVRATGATVHTCAFDVTAPGEVAAAAQRVEDEIGPVEIVVNNTGVQHRSPLLEFGDDDFRRVLDTNLSSAFFVGREFARAMVRRGQGKIVNICSVQSELGRAGIAPYAASKGGLKMLTRGMCADWAPLGLQTNAIAPGYFDTQLTEALVNDADFSAWLTKRTPAGRWGRTEELVGALLFLSSPASDFVNGQILYVDGGLTAVV; encoded by the coding sequence GTGAGTTCGCACGGGAATTTCGATGTGGCGGGCAAGATCGCGCTCGTCACGGGGTCGAGCCGGGGAATCGGCTTCGCGCTCGCCAACGGACTCGCCGAGGCGGGTGCGGAGGTCGTGCTCAACGGCCGCGACGCCGACGCCCTCGCACGCAGCCGCGACGAGATCGTCCGCGCCACCGGCGCGACAGTCCACACCTGCGCCTTCGACGTGACCGCTCCCGGAGAGGTCGCGGCCGCCGCGCAGCGGGTCGAGGACGAGATCGGTCCCGTCGAGATCGTCGTGAACAACACCGGCGTCCAGCACCGCAGCCCCCTGCTCGAGTTCGGCGACGACGACTTCCGTCGCGTGCTCGACACCAACCTGAGCAGCGCCTTCTTCGTCGGCCGCGAGTTTGCGCGGGCGATGGTCCGGCGCGGGCAGGGGAAGATCGTCAACATCTGTTCCGTCCAGAGTGAGCTCGGCCGGGCGGGCATCGCCCCGTACGCCGCGAGCAAGGGCGGGCTCAAGATGCTCACACGAGGAATGTGCGCCGACTGGGCGCCACTGGGCCTGCAGACCAACGCCATCGCACCGGGGTACTTCGACACCCAGCTCACCGAGGCGCTCGTGAACGATGCCGACTTCAGTGCGTGGCTGACCAAGCGCACGCCCGCCGGGCGGTGGGGTCGCACCGAGGAACTCGTGGGTGCACTGCTCTTCCTCTCGTCGCCGGCGTCGGACTTCGTCAACGGCCAGATCCTGTACGTCGACGGCGGCCTCACCGCCGTAGTGTGA
- a CDS encoding gluconokinase: MSGDQRPHIVVMGVTGCGKTTVAQQLSELTGHRFLDADDLHPPSNVEKMAAGIPLTDDDRAPWLAVVRDRLQALSDQGRRGVVACSALRQSYRDILRDVSDPVLFVHLTGEREVIHGRMQARSGHFMPPALLDSQFALLEPLDADEFGVVLDVAPAPDAIARAAAEYLHEERKVATQ, from the coding sequence ATGAGTGGCGATCAGCGACCCCACATCGTGGTGATGGGGGTGACCGGCTGCGGGAAGACGACAGTCGCGCAGCAACTTTCCGAACTGACCGGCCACCGGTTCCTCGACGCCGACGATCTGCATCCGCCGTCGAATGTCGAGAAGATGGCCGCCGGTATCCCGCTGACCGACGACGACCGGGCGCCGTGGCTCGCAGTCGTCCGCGACCGCCTGCAGGCGCTGTCCGATCAGGGACGCCGGGGTGTGGTGGCGTGCTCGGCGCTACGGCAGAGCTATCGCGACATCCTCCGCGACGTCTCCGACCCGGTGTTGTTCGTCCACCTCACGGGAGAGCGGGAGGTCATCCACGGCCGGATGCAGGCGCGGAGCGGGCACTTCATGCCGCCTGCCCTGCTCGATTCCCAGTTCGCGCTCCTCGAGCCGCTCGACGCCGACGAGTTCGGCGTGGTCCTGGACGTCGCTCCGGCACCGGATGCGATCGCACGGGCCGCCGCCGAATACCTGCACGAAGAACGAAAGGTTGCCACACAGTGA
- a CDS encoding thiamine pyrophosphate-dependent enzyme encodes MAEQIDDYFTSVVSGLVPVESRPGVGPEDPIQPPSPLSVQGALDLFDAQVGSRHLDLAARWLRSRGKGFYTIGSSGHEGNAAVAAALRPTDPALLHYRSGGFFLARAQQVDGSDPLRDVLLGLVAATEEPISGGRHKVFGRHDLNIIPQTSTIASHLPRAVGVAFSIARSEKVHVPSPWPADAIAVGSFGDASANHSTAVGAINTAVHAAYQGLPLPLLLVCEDNGIGISTKTPKGWIAANFGDRAGLEYFEADGSDLPAAYATAVSAAEWVRRNRKPAFLHLRTIRLMGHAGSDVEAAYRTSAEITADFERDPVLCTAKLLIERGHLSPTEILDLYEKKRAEVLELAEQVGELPQLDSPAAVMKPLTDSAEQAAAAAPERVDPDRRAQFVGSPLPEDEGPLTTALAINRALLDVLARYPEALVFGEDVARKGGVYGVTRGLMKKAGSARVFDTLLDEQAILGLALGAGVSGLLPIPEIQYLAYLHNAADQIRGEGATLQFFSDRQYRNPMVVRVAGYGYQKGFGGHFHNDNAVAALRDIPGIVVASPARPDDAAAMMHTCVAAARTAGAVCVYLEPIALYHTRDLYENGDEQWLAPYPDPAKRAGNHVPIGSARTYGDGADLTIVTFGNGVRMSLRVARRLERANIAARVVDMRWLAPLPVHDILREANATGRVLVVDETRKSGGVSEGVVTALIDDGFTGPLARVTSDDSFIPLGDAALEVLLSEETIEAAAVKLVSR; translated from the coding sequence ATGGCCGAACAGATCGACGACTACTTCACCTCTGTCGTGTCGGGGCTGGTCCCCGTGGAGAGCCGCCCCGGCGTCGGTCCGGAGGATCCGATCCAGCCGCCGTCCCCGTTGTCGGTGCAGGGCGCTCTGGACCTCTTCGACGCCCAGGTCGGCAGCAGGCATCTCGATCTGGCGGCCCGCTGGTTGCGGTCGCGGGGCAAGGGTTTCTACACGATCGGCTCTTCCGGGCACGAGGGCAATGCCGCTGTCGCGGCCGCGCTGCGACCCACCGATCCCGCTCTGCTGCACTACCGTTCCGGTGGTTTCTTCCTGGCGCGGGCGCAGCAGGTGGACGGCAGTGATCCGCTGCGCGACGTCCTCCTCGGTCTCGTGGCCGCGACGGAGGAACCGATATCGGGTGGTCGGCACAAGGTGTTCGGCCGCCACGATCTCAACATCATTCCCCAAACCTCCACCATCGCTTCGCATCTCCCACGCGCTGTCGGTGTCGCCTTCTCCATCGCCCGGTCGGAGAAGGTGCATGTGCCCTCGCCGTGGCCGGCGGACGCGATCGCCGTCGGCAGCTTCGGGGATGCGTCCGCGAACCATTCCACCGCCGTCGGTGCCATCAATACCGCGGTGCACGCCGCCTATCAGGGGTTGCCGTTGCCGCTGCTGCTGGTGTGCGAGGACAACGGGATCGGGATCAGCACCAAGACTCCGAAGGGCTGGATCGCCGCGAACTTCGGTGACCGTGCGGGCCTCGAGTACTTCGAGGCGGACGGATCCGACCTGCCGGCGGCGTACGCCACGGCAGTGTCGGCCGCCGAGTGGGTCCGGAGGAATCGGAAGCCCGCGTTTCTGCATCTGCGCACCATCCGGTTGATGGGTCACGCCGGTTCCGATGTCGAGGCCGCGTACCGGACATCTGCGGAGATCACCGCCGACTTCGAGCGGGATCCGGTGCTGTGCACGGCGAAACTGCTGATCGAGCGCGGACATCTGAGTCCCACCGAGATCCTCGACCTCTACGAGAAGAAGCGCGCCGAGGTCCTCGAACTGGCCGAGCAGGTCGGCGAACTACCTCAACTGGACAGTCCCGCGGCCGTGATGAAGCCCCTCACCGACAGCGCCGAGCAGGCCGCCGCGGCCGCGCCGGAACGCGTCGACCCGGACCGTCGCGCGCAGTTCGTCGGATCCCCGCTTCCCGAGGACGAAGGTCCGCTGACCACCGCTCTCGCGATCAACCGTGCCCTGCTCGACGTGCTGGCCCGGTACCCCGAGGCGCTGGTGTTCGGTGAGGACGTCGCCCGCAAGGGCGGGGTGTACGGGGTGACCCGGGGTCTGATGAAGAAGGCGGGGTCGGCGCGGGTGTTCGACACGCTCCTCGACGAGCAGGCGATCCTGGGTCTCGCGCTGGGAGCGGGAGTGTCCGGGCTGCTGCCCATCCCGGAAATCCAGTACCTGGCGTATCTGCACAATGCGGCCGATCAGATCCGCGGGGAGGGTGCGACGTTGCAGTTCTTCTCCGACCGCCAGTACCGCAACCCGATGGTGGTGCGGGTTGCCGGATACGGGTATCAGAAGGGGTTCGGCGGGCATTTCCACAACGACAATGCCGTCGCCGCACTGCGCGACATCCCGGGCATCGTGGTGGCGTCCCCGGCGCGTCCCGACGACGCCGCGGCCATGATGCACACGTGCGTCGCGGCCGCCCGCACCGCGGGGGCGGTGTGTGTGTATCTGGAACCGATTGCCCTGTATCACACCCGCGATTTGTACGAGAACGGTGACGAGCAGTGGCTGGCACCGTATCCGGATCCGGCGAAGCGGGCCGGGAATCACGTGCCGATCGGCTCCGCCCGCACGTACGGTGACGGCGCCGACCTGACGATCGTCACGTTCGGCAACGGGGTCCGGATGAGTCTGCGGGTCGCGCGCCGTCTCGAACGGGCGAACATCGCCGCGCGCGTGGTGGACATGCGGTGGCTCGCACCGCTGCCGGTGCACGACATTCTCCGGGAGGCGAACGCCACCGGCCGGGTGCTCGTCGTCGACGAAACCCGCAAGTCGGGGGGAGTGTCCGAAGGTGTGGTGACGGCGTTGATCGACGACGGCTTCACCGGGCCGCTGGCACGCGTCACGAGCGACGACAGCTTCATCCCCCTCGGCGACGCCGCCCTCGAGGTCCTGCTCTCCGAGGAGACGATCGAGGCCGCGGCGGTCAAACTCGTGAGCCGATAG
- the solA gene encoding N-methyl-L-tryptophan oxidase, whose amino-acid sequence MTTTRTGVAVIGTGTMGSAIMWRLSERGVPAVGLEQFTPGHDRGSGHGESRIFRTAYHEDPAYVPMLRAALRGWRELGEQTGEPVLTMTGGLSIGPSTGVIVGGSLEAAKVHALTQEILDPAEFATRFPTQRLREGDTAIWEKDAGVIRPELAITGAARRACELGASVRPESRVLNIEDGPGDTVLVRLDDEVIRADHVVVAAGAWIPGLLPAAQLPLTVERKILAWFPAEDPTQFGPDRFPVFLRDSPEGTWYGFPSMDGKTVKIALHLGGRETDPDELDRVVHDEDTAPLRDLVRRYLPGLGSRPVRAAVCMYTNTPDGHFVIGNPPAYRNVTVISACSGHGFKFAPVIGEIAADLSCGSTPEFPLELFDVNRFAD is encoded by the coding sequence ATGACCACGACGAGGACCGGTGTCGCCGTGATAGGTACCGGCACGATGGGCTCCGCAATCATGTGGAGACTGTCGGAGCGGGGTGTTCCTGCCGTCGGTCTCGAGCAGTTCACTCCCGGACACGATCGTGGCTCCGGGCACGGCGAGTCGCGCATCTTCAGAACCGCATATCATGAGGATCCCGCGTATGTCCCGATGCTCCGGGCCGCACTCCGAGGATGGCGGGAACTCGGTGAGCAAACCGGCGAACCCGTCCTGACGATGACCGGGGGCCTCAGCATCGGCCCCTCGACCGGCGTGATCGTGGGTGGCTCCCTCGAAGCAGCCAAGGTCCATGCCCTCACCCAGGAGATTCTCGACCCGGCCGAGTTCGCTACCCGGTTTCCTACTCAGCGATTGCGTGAGGGGGATACGGCCATCTGGGAGAAGGACGCCGGCGTGATAAGGCCGGAGTTGGCGATCACCGGTGCCGCGCGCCGTGCGTGCGAACTGGGTGCCTCTGTGCGTCCCGAGAGCCGCGTACTGAATATCGAGGACGGTCCCGGTGACACGGTGCTCGTGCGGCTCGACGACGAGGTCATTCGAGCCGACCACGTCGTGGTCGCGGCCGGCGCCTGGATTCCCGGCCTCCTCCCGGCCGCCCAGCTCCCGTTGACTGTGGAGCGCAAGATCCTCGCATGGTTCCCGGCCGAAGATCCGACGCAGTTCGGGCCGGACCGGTTCCCGGTATTCCTGAGGGACAGTCCGGAAGGTACGTGGTACGGCTTCCCCAGCATGGACGGCAAGACGGTCAAGATCGCGCTCCATCTCGGCGGGCGCGAGACCGACCCTGACGAGTTGGATCGTGTGGTCCACGACGAGGACACCGCTCCGTTGCGGGATCTCGTTCGTCGTTATCTGCCTGGATTGGGTTCGCGCCCCGTGCGGGCCGCAGTGTGTATGTACACGAACACACCCGACGGCCACTTCGTCATCGGAAATCCACCCGCCTACAGGAACGTGACGGTCATCTCCGCGTGCTCTGGTCACGGTTTCAAATTCGCACCGGTGATCGGGGAGATCGCAGCCGATCTCAGTTGCGGCTCGACCCCCGAGTTCCCTTTGGAGTTGTTCGATGTCAACCGATTCGCGGATTGA
- a CDS encoding NAD(P)/FAD-dependent oxidoreductase, whose amino-acid sequence MTNRRSETQWDSVSAWDDDPVVASWNGLPVLEQNVTADVCVVGLGGSGLAAIGALVERGLQVVGVDAGRVAAGAAGRNGGFLLGGPATFLHSSLSTWGTSSVDLYRATLLELDRLADMLGPEIIARTGSIRLAGLPGEPVDDAEAADRVAELADCAALEAVLRERDIAVEEYDGELGRGLFLPDDAAMNPSRRALGLASLLRGRAGLYEHSAVTSVESGRVTTEHGTVSAPVVIVAVDGKLEQVLPDLQGRVRTARLQMLGTAPGLPERLPCPVYGRWGYDYAQQAKDGRLFVGGGRDRFVDTEWTFDTSPTPDVQGYIERVAERMAGKPVDVVRRWGASVSYTTDGRPLCSEVLPGVIAIGGYNGTGNLVGPVAARAAVALALDSTTPPVYFSA is encoded by the coding sequence ATGACGAATCGTCGATCCGAGACCCAGTGGGACTCGGTGAGCGCCTGGGACGACGACCCGGTGGTCGCGTCGTGGAACGGTCTTCCGGTGTTGGAACAGAATGTCACGGCCGACGTGTGTGTCGTCGGCCTCGGCGGGTCGGGTCTCGCGGCGATCGGCGCCCTGGTCGAACGTGGGCTGCAGGTTGTCGGCGTCGACGCCGGGCGGGTCGCGGCCGGCGCGGCGGGGCGCAACGGCGGCTTCCTCCTGGGCGGCCCGGCGACGTTCCTCCACTCGTCCCTCTCGACCTGGGGGACGTCGTCGGTCGATCTCTATCGCGCAACTCTTCTCGAGTTGGACCGGCTTGCCGACATGCTGGGGCCGGAGATCATCGCACGGACGGGCTCCATTCGCCTCGCGGGATTGCCCGGCGAACCTGTCGACGACGCCGAGGCCGCCGACCGTGTGGCGGAACTCGCGGATTGCGCAGCACTGGAAGCGGTGCTGCGGGAGCGCGACATCGCTGTCGAAGAATACGACGGCGAGCTCGGGCGCGGCCTGTTTCTGCCCGACGACGCGGCCATGAACCCCTCCCGCCGAGCTCTGGGGCTGGCGTCACTCCTTCGGGGGCGGGCCGGCCTGTACGAGCACTCGGCTGTCACCTCCGTGGAGAGTGGAAGGGTGACAACAGAACACGGTACGGTCAGTGCGCCGGTCGTCATTGTCGCGGTGGACGGCAAACTCGAACAGGTCCTCCCGGACTTGCAGGGGCGGGTCCGGACGGCACGCCTGCAAATGCTCGGGACGGCGCCGGGTCTCCCTGAACGCCTGCCGTGCCCTGTGTACGGACGCTGGGGATACGACTACGCCCAGCAAGCGAAGGATGGGCGCCTGTTCGTCGGGGGCGGACGAGACCGTTTCGTCGACACCGAGTGGACATTCGACACGTCACCCACTCCGGACGTCCAGGGTTACATCGAACGAGTAGCGGAACGTATGGCGGGCAAGCCCGTCGACGTCGTTCGCAGATGGGGTGCGTCCGTGAGTTACACCACCGACGGCCGTCCCCTCTGCTCCGAGGTTCTTCCCGGTGTCATCGCCATCGGTGGGTACAACGGGACTGGAAACCTGGTGGGTCCCGTCGCGGCGCGTGCGGCTGTGGCACTGGCACTGGATTCGACGACACCCCCGGTGTACTTCTCCGCATAG
- the kdgD gene encoding 5-dehydro-4-deoxyglucarate dehydratase, whose translation MATASPHEIAHKLGSGLLSFPVTHFKDDHSFDEAAYRENIGWLGQFDASGLFAAGGTGEFFSLTPPEVEQVVRAAVQEAPDGLPVIAPAGYGTSTAVQMARSAESVGAHGILLLPPYLTEASQDGLVAHVKEVCAATTLGVTIYSRANAVYTEAAVAELADSCPNLVGFKDGVGNIEQMTRIYASLGDRLTYIGGLPTAEMFALPYLALGVTTYSSAIYNFVPKFAIDFYNALRSGDNAFVINALNEFVIPYCNLRNKKQGYAVSIIKAGMTVIDRPAGPVRAPLTDLDAVELAELADLIKKVS comes from the coding sequence ATGGCCACTGCGTCCCCCCACGAGATCGCTCACAAGCTCGGCTCCGGTCTGTTGTCGTTCCCGGTCACCCACTTCAAGGACGACCACTCGTTCGACGAGGCCGCGTACCGCGAGAACATCGGCTGGCTCGGGCAGTTCGACGCCTCCGGGTTGTTCGCCGCCGGTGGCACGGGCGAGTTCTTCTCGCTCACCCCGCCCGAGGTGGAGCAGGTGGTCCGGGCCGCGGTACAGGAGGCACCCGACGGTCTCCCGGTGATCGCACCCGCCGGTTACGGCACCTCCACCGCCGTGCAGATGGCCCGGTCGGCGGAGAGCGTCGGCGCGCACGGCATCCTTTTGCTTCCCCCGTATCTCACGGAGGCGAGCCAGGACGGCCTCGTCGCCCACGTCAAAGAGGTGTGTGCCGCAACCACTCTCGGGGTGACTATCTACAGCCGCGCCAACGCGGTCTACACCGAGGCCGCTGTCGCGGAGCTCGCGGACAGCTGCCCGAACCTGGTCGGTTTCAAGGACGGGGTCGGAAACATCGAGCAGATGACGCGCATCTACGCGAGTCTCGGCGACCGGCTGACCTACATCGGCGGACTGCCCACCGCCGAGATGTTCGCACTGCCCTATCTCGCCTTGGGCGTCACCACCTACTCCTCGGCCATCTACAACTTCGTGCCGAAGTTCGCGATCGACTTCTACAACGCACTCCGCAGCGGAGACAACGCGTTCGTCATCAACGCGCTCAACGAGTTCGTGATCCCGTACTGCAACCTGCGCAACAAGAAACAGGGCTACGCGGTCAGCATCATCAAGGCCGGCATGACGGTGATCGACCGACCCGCCGGCCCCGTCCGCGCGCCGTTGACCGACCTCGACGCCGTCGAACTGGCCGAGCTCGCCGACCTGATCAAGAAGGTGAGCTGA
- a CDS encoding transketolase-like TK C-terminal-containing protein, translating to MNDARTIDDHTAQLTPRAATPEALVEIEKRVLWLATSMIHHANRVRPNPTGLKVGGHQASCASMVSIMTSLWFEQLRPGDRVSVKPHASPVLHGINYLLGELDEKYLTTLREFGGLQSYPSRSKDPDPVDYSTGSVGIGATAPIWGAIARRYVNTQIGSAGTGRQYSLVGDAELDEGAVWEAILDTSVSELGEIVWIVDLNRQSLDRVVPNIAAGRLEAMFAAAGWQVITVKFGTLLESLFARTGGAALRTRILEMPNPEYQRLLRCDAEQVRVRLPGNGPDAAAIASLIADLDDDTLLRAIRNLGGHDLDALRAAYGQIDDTRPTVIIAYTIKGRGLPTQGHPQNHSSLLTVEQYEQLAAELGMDPANPWARFEAGSAAGRVCATTADRLRRNPVEPATPPAVPADIGRTPSGTSTTQAALGRALLDLSREAPDAAKRVVTVSPDVSSTTNLAGWLNKVGVWSPNERRNWFDDDAETIMHWREKPTGQHMELGIAETNLVGLMGELGATWSRWGQPLFPIGVMYDPFVERALEPWSYGIYAGGQSILVGTPSGVTLAAEGGAHQSIKTPSIGLEQPGCVSYEPAFAIDVEWTLLDSISRLGRPDGSSSYLRLSTRPVDQTLAAVPTDPAARERRRRQVVAGAYTLRHTEKPAVTLVGMGAMITETLTAADRLAEQGIAADVVCVTSPGLLFEAMQARRGLADGPSWILDQVFPADRAAPMVTVLDGHPHTLAFLAGINHVPGAALGVSKFGQVGSLDDVYLYHGIDTDSIVRAALDIS from the coding sequence ATGAACGACGCCCGCACGATCGACGACCACACGGCGCAGCTCACCCCGCGCGCGGCCACTCCGGAAGCGCTCGTGGAGATCGAGAAGCGCGTGCTCTGGTTGGCGACGTCGATGATCCACCACGCCAACCGGGTTCGCCCGAATCCGACGGGGTTGAAGGTGGGTGGCCATCAGGCGTCGTGCGCGTCGATGGTGTCGATCATGACGTCGCTGTGGTTCGAGCAGCTCCGGCCGGGTGACCGAGTGTCGGTCAAGCCCCACGCGTCGCCGGTGCTGCACGGTATCAACTACCTGCTCGGTGAGCTGGACGAGAAGTATCTGACGACGTTGCGGGAGTTCGGTGGCCTCCAGTCGTACCCGAGCCGGTCGAAAGATCCGGATCCGGTGGACTATTCGACCGGTTCGGTCGGCATCGGTGCAACGGCCCCGATCTGGGGTGCCATCGCCCGCCGCTACGTGAACACCCAGATCGGTTCGGCGGGGACGGGCAGGCAGTACTCCCTCGTCGGTGACGCCGAGCTGGACGAGGGTGCGGTGTGGGAGGCGATCCTCGACACGTCTGTGTCCGAGCTCGGTGAGATCGTGTGGATCGTCGACCTGAACCGGCAGTCCCTGGACCGGGTGGTGCCCAACATCGCCGCCGGCCGGCTCGAGGCCATGTTCGCTGCCGCCGGGTGGCAGGTGATCACCGTGAAATTCGGGACCCTGCTCGAGTCGCTGTTCGCCCGGACCGGTGGTGCGGCGCTGCGGACCCGGATCCTGGAGATGCCCAACCCCGAATATCAGCGGCTGCTGCGGTGCGACGCCGAGCAGGTGCGGGTGCGGCTGCCCGGGAACGGCCCCGATGCGGCGGCGATCGCGTCGCTGATCGCCGACCTCGACGATGACACCCTGCTGCGGGCGATCCGGAACCTCGGCGGGCACGACCTCGACGCCCTGCGCGCCGCGTACGGGCAGATCGACGACACCCGGCCGACGGTGATCATCGCCTACACGATCAAGGGCCGCGGCCTGCCGACGCAGGGGCATCCGCAGAACCATTCGTCGCTGCTGACCGTCGAGCAGTACGAGCAGCTGGCCGCGGAACTGGGCATGGACCCGGCGAACCCGTGGGCCCGGTTCGAGGCCGGCAGTGCGGCGGGCCGGGTGTGCGCGACGACCGCGGACCGGTTGCGGCGGAACCCCGTCGAACCGGCAACCCCGCCCGCGGTGCCGGCTGACATCGGCCGCACCCCGTCCGGCACCTCCACCACCCAGGCCGCACTGGGTCGGGCGCTGCTCGACCTGTCCCGGGAGGCCCCCGACGCGGCGAAGCGGGTGGTCACGGTCAGCCCCGACGTCTCCTCGACCACGAATCTGGCGGGGTGGCTGAACAAGGTGGGGGTGTGGTCGCCCAACGAGCGCCGTAACTGGTTCGACGACGACGCCGAGACGATCATGCACTGGCGGGAAAAGCCCACCGGGCAGCACATGGAACTCGGCATCGCCGAGACGAACCTGGTCGGGTTGATGGGTGAGCTCGGTGCCACCTGGAGCCGGTGGGGGCAGCCGCTGTTCCCGATCGGGGTGATGTACGACCCGTTCGTCGAACGGGCCCTCGAGCCGTGGTCGTACGGGATCTATGCGGGTGGGCAGTCGATCCTGGTCGGCACCCCGTCCGGGGTCACCCTCGCCGCCGAGGGTGGGGCGCACCAGTCGATCAAGACCCCGTCGATCGGCCTCGAGCAACCCGGCTGTGTCAGCTACGAACCGGCCTTCGCGATCGACGTCGAGTGGACGCTGCTCGACAGCATCTCCCGGCTGGGCCGACCGGACGGCTCCTCGTCGTACCTGCGGCTGTCGACCCGCCCGGTCGATCAGACCCTCGCGGCCGTGCCGACCGACCCGGCCGCCCGGGAACGTCGCCGCCGTCAGGTCGTCGCCGGCGCATACACCCTCCGCCACACCGAGAAGCCCGCCGTCACGTTGGTCGGCATGGGTGCGATGATCACCGAAACCCTGACCGCCGCAGACCGGTTGGCCGAGCAGGGCATCGCCGCGGACGTCGTGTGCGTGACCAGCCCCGGACTGTTGTTCGAGGCGATGCAGGCGCGCCGCGGACTCGCCGACGGCCCGTCGTGGATCCTCGACCAGGTGTTCCCCGCCGACCGGGCGGCACCGATGGTGACCGTCCTCGACGGGCACCCGCACACCCTCGCGTTCCTGGCCGGGATCAACCACGTCCCCGGTGCCGCGCTCGGTGTCAGCAAGTTCGGGCAGGTCGGCTCCCTCGACGATGTGTACCTCTACCACGGCATCGACACCGACAGCATCGTCCGCGCCGCACTCGACATCTCCTGA